A window of Candidatus Omnitrophota bacterium contains these coding sequences:
- a CDS encoding HlyD family efflux transporter periplasmic adaptor subunit, which translates to MDIPRESSRRKRIIRRTLAVVLTLIVIGGVTAALSRLEPAAPTVERSTVWIDAVKRGDMLREVRGPGSLVPTDIRWVAPETNGRVENILVRPGTFVTKETVIIELSNPELQLDLDDAQLKLQSEESRLAAKEVELENQLLNLESSSAQMEANLAEAKLKAKADEELAQNGLISDLQLQVSKVRAEELAKLKIIEEKRITVQRRLSKKELEVSQALVEQASAYLALKERQVQSLQVKAGFGGVLEQMLVEEGHQVTPSTNLAKVSDPTKLKAVLRIEQNQAREVKIGLPAKIDLRSSILKGHVIRIDPSVQEGTVNVDVALDDSLPAGARPDQTLDGYIEIEKMTNILYVGRPVFAQTNAAISVFKLDPERPEAQRTRVQLGRNSVNTVEILEGLKEGDRIILSDMKEYDKEDRVRLR; encoded by the coding sequence ATGGATATACCTCGCGAATCTTCCAGACGCAAACGCATTATCCGGCGCACTCTCGCCGTTGTCTTAACCTTGATCGTAATCGGCGGCGTTACCGCCGCTCTTTCCCGCTTGGAACCGGCTGCGCCTACGGTGGAACGCTCTACCGTCTGGATCGATGCCGTGAAGCGCGGCGATATGCTGCGTGAAGTGCGGGGGCCGGGCAGCCTGGTTCCCACCGATATTCGCTGGGTGGCGCCTGAAACCAATGGGCGAGTGGAAAATATACTCGTGCGGCCGGGAACATTCGTAACGAAAGAAACGGTGATTATCGAACTGAGCAATCCCGAATTGCAATTGGATTTGGATGACGCTCAGTTGAAACTCCAGTCGGAGGAATCCAGGTTGGCGGCGAAAGAAGTGGAGTTGGAAAACCAATTGCTGAACCTGGAAAGTTCTTCCGCACAGATGGAAGCCAACCTGGCCGAAGCCAAGCTCAAAGCCAAAGCGGATGAAGAACTGGCCCAAAACGGTTTGATTTCCGATCTGCAATTGCAAGTATCCAAAGTGCGAGCGGAAGAGTTGGCCAAGTTGAAAATCATCGAGGAAAAGCGCATTACCGTTCAGCGGCGGCTTTCCAAAAAAGAACTGGAAGTGTCTCAAGCGCTAGTGGAACAAGCCAGCGCTTACCTGGCGCTGAAAGAACGGCAGGTCCAATCGCTCCAGGTAAAAGCGGGATTCGGCGGCGTGTTGGAGCAGATGCTGGTGGAAGAAGGCCATCAAGTAACTCCGTCAACAAACTTAGCCAAGGTCTCCGATCCTACGAAGCTGAAAGCAGTGCTGCGCATCGAACAAAACCAGGCGCGGGAAGTGAAAATCGGTCTTCCGGCGAAAATCGATCTGCGCAGTTCCATCTTGAAGGGGCATGTCATCCGCATCGATCCCTCGGTTCAGGAAGGAACGGTCAACGTAGACGTGGCTTTGGACGATTCGCTTCCGGCGGGCGCGCGCCCGGACCAAACGCTGGACGGATATATTGAAATCGAGAAAATGACGAATATTTTGTATGTTGGACGACCCGTCTTCGCTCAAACCAACGCCGCCATCAGCGTCTTCAAACTCGATCCCGAACGTCCTGAAGCGCAGCGGACGCGAGTTCAGCTGGGCCGCAATTCCGTCAATACCGTCGAGATTTTGGAAGGTCTGAAAGAAGGCGACCGTATAATTCTGTCGGATATGAAAGAGTACGATAAAGAAGATCGCGTCCGATTAAGATGA
- a CDS encoding ABC transporter ATP-binding protein: MSHNSGLIQMTDIRKVFVTEEVETHALTNIHLTIDKGDYIAIAGPSGCGKSTLLSIMGLLDAPSDGTYILNGTNASELSLSQRARIRNKEIGFIFQSFNLIGDLTVYENVELPLTYRGMTAAERKKRTIEALEKVGMSHRMKHYPAQLSGGQQQRVAVARAVAGEPSILLADEPTGNLDSHNGEVVMELLRDLHREGATICMVTHDPRYAQHADRSVHLFDGQIVEEELHDSFGESAKPAAIEAL, translated from the coding sequence ATGAGTCACAATTCCGGTCTTATTCAAATGACCGACATCCGCAAGGTCTTCGTCACCGAAGAAGTGGAAACTCATGCTTTGACAAACATACATTTAACGATCGACAAGGGCGATTACATCGCCATCGCCGGACCTTCGGGCTGCGGGAAATCGACGCTGCTTTCCATTATGGGCCTGCTGGATGCGCCGTCCGATGGAACTTACATTTTGAACGGGACCAACGCCTCCGAACTCTCTTTGAGCCAGCGCGCCCGCATCCGCAACAAGGAAATCGGCTTCATTTTCCAAAGTTTCAACTTGATCGGCGATTTGACGGTGTACGAAAACGTCGAACTGCCTTTGACCTATCGCGGGATGACGGCGGCGGAACGGAAAAAACGGACTATCGAGGCGCTGGAGAAAGTAGGCATGTCGCATCGCATGAAGCACTACCCCGCCCAGCTTTCCGGCGGCCAGCAGCAGCGCGTCGCCGTCGCCCGCGCCGTAGCGGGAGAACCCTCGATCCTGTTGGCGGACGAACCGACGGGCAACCTCGATTCCCATAACGGCGAAGTAGTTATGGAACTGCTGCGCGACCTGCACCGCGAAGGCGCGACCATTTGCATGGTAACCCACGATCCGCGCTACGCGCAGCACGCCGACCGCAGCGTTCATCTCTTCGACGGCCAAATCGTGGAAGAAGAACTGCACGATTCGTTCGGCGAATCCGCAAAACCTGCTGCCATAGAGGCGTTGTAA
- a CDS encoding ABC transporter ATP-binding protein, with amino-acid sequence MLIHLHGVEKYYQNKAGKTYVLQDISLDIQPGEFVTIMGPSGAGKSTLLHILGLLDGEWNGEYYLMGKPVHKLQPKERNELNKQTIGFVFQSFHLLDSLTVYENLDTPLSYRNIKASERASIVCDALDRFQIVGKKDLYPSQLSGGQQQLVAVARAVVANPKLILADEPTGNLHSKQGEEIMELFAKLNREGTTIVQVTHSEKNAAYGHRIIQLQDGVVAGDIHSGECKEAVGSR; translated from the coding sequence ATGTTGATCCACCTGCATGGCGTTGAAAAGTACTATCAAAACAAAGCGGGAAAAACATACGTTTTACAAGATATCAGCCTGGATATTCAGCCCGGCGAATTCGTAACGATCATGGGGCCTTCGGGCGCGGGCAAATCGACGCTGCTGCATATCCTGGGTCTGCTCGATGGCGAGTGGAACGGCGAATATTACCTTATGGGCAAACCGGTTCATAAACTCCAGCCCAAAGAGCGCAACGAATTGAACAAACAAACCATCGGCTTCGTCTTTCAGAGTTTCCATCTGCTCGATTCGCTGACCGTGTATGAAAATCTCGATACGCCGCTTTCTTATCGCAACATCAAGGCATCCGAACGCGCCTCCATCGTCTGCGACGCCTTGGACCGCTTCCAGATCGTGGGAAAGAAGGATTTATACCCCAGCCAGCTTTCCGGCGGGCAGCAGCAACTAGTGGCCGTCGCCCGCGCCGTCGTCGCCAATCCTAAACTAATCCTCGCCGACGAACCGACGGGAAATCTGCATTCCAAGCAAGGCGAGGAAATTATGGAATTATTCGCCAAACTGAATAGAGAAGGGACTACCATCGTTCAGGTTACCCATTCCGAAAAAAACGCGGCCTACGGCCATCGAATTATCCAGTTGCAAGACGGCGTCGTCGCGGGCGATATTCATTCCGGCGAATGTAAGGAAGCGGTTGGATCACGATAA
- a CDS encoding ABC transporter permease, which produces MTSLIQDIRFGLRMLIKNKRLTLTIAVLLGIGIAANTVIFSVINAVLLRPLPYNDAHRLVRVYQTKIEENNSRTSVSYPNFADLCDQNQVFEGFAVYYGAEWRQVRTGDSMERINAIYISSDFFSTLGVKPILGRTFLPDEHQPGGKPVVILNHDYWMNRFSSDPNILGQSIFIDNQPFTVVGITPPNFRFEFTRQNSLWIPLSCLPGMDTVNRGKRFLATVGRLKPGIARIRAQEDLNLIAEHLEQAYPDSNKGVHFSVLSLNEVYARLALEIFRKELFFVLQAIAGLVLLVACINAANLLLAKVSSRQKEIAIRSAVGAGRLRIFQQLLVESVLLAGFGGVLGVFLTVWSIDSLVLLKPYYIPWYADVAIDTRVLLFALLISLMTGLLFGLTPALVGVKTNLTETLKEGSRRLSGGFRSYGLLNYLVTSQIAIAFVLLIAAGLTIHRYLGLLTIDPGYDRENVITARIELDWLKPPYSQPQRCLAFFQEVQDRIKNLPGTQVVSAANSSPLGGTGNMKPCKIDGYTNTTYNELSDFDKSLPDRDHFWIPYWELFPDYFRALKTPLIQGRHFTDQDTAAASPVVIINQSMMRRFWPNESPIGRYITFSDRKSNNSSKDQSKSSKKPTSIAREIVGVVGDVKHIGRGKPGDPEVYIPYLQSGFIFDMTLFIRTNFDPGSMISSIKKEVATVDSNVVINSIRTLYEQFYSMISPQRLTMIFLGVPALTALLLASIGIYGLIAFFVSQHTQEIGIRMALGATRNEIMKMVVRQVMKPTLIGVGLGLLGAFAITRVISNMLYGITPMDPITYFVVFVVLNGVTLLACYLPARRAARVDPMTALRCE; this is translated from the coding sequence ATGACGTCATTGATCCAGGATATCCGTTTCGGCTTGCGCATGTTAATCAAAAATAAGCGGCTGACATTGACGATTGCCGTTCTATTGGGAATTGGCATTGCTGCGAACACGGTCATTTTTAGTGTTATCAATGCCGTTCTGTTACGTCCACTGCCTTATAACGATGCCCATCGGCTCGTACGCGTTTACCAAACAAAAATCGAAGAGAACAATTCCAGAACCAGCGTTTCGTATCCCAATTTTGCCGATTTGTGTGATCAGAACCAAGTTTTCGAGGGATTCGCGGTCTACTATGGTGCGGAATGGCGTCAGGTGCGGACTGGCGACAGCATGGAGCGCATCAACGCCATTTACATTTCTTCCGATTTCTTCTCGACGTTGGGCGTCAAACCCATATTGGGACGTACTTTTCTTCCTGATGAACACCAACCGGGCGGGAAGCCTGTAGTGATTTTAAACCATGATTATTGGATGAATCGTTTTTCCTCCGATCCCAATATCCTTGGTCAATCCATCTTCATCGATAACCAGCCTTTTACAGTGGTAGGGATCACGCCGCCGAATTTTCGTTTTGAGTTTACTCGCCAAAACTCCTTGTGGATCCCCTTATCATGTCTTCCAGGAATGGATACGGTCAATCGCGGAAAAAGGTTTCTTGCAACCGTTGGACGCCTTAAGCCAGGGATTGCAAGAATACGGGCGCAAGAAGACCTGAATCTCATTGCCGAACATCTGGAGCAAGCTTATCCAGACTCAAATAAAGGAGTCCATTTTTCGGTACTATCTCTGAATGAGGTTTATGCCCGCCTCGCATTGGAGATCTTTCGAAAAGAACTATTTTTTGTTCTTCAGGCGATCGCCGGTTTGGTATTGCTTGTGGCCTGCATCAATGCTGCGAATTTATTGTTAGCCAAAGTCTCGTCGCGCCAAAAGGAAATCGCCATCCGCAGCGCAGTAGGCGCAGGGCGTTTGCGAATATTTCAACAACTACTCGTCGAGAGCGTTTTATTGGCCGGATTCGGAGGCGTTTTGGGCGTTTTTTTAACCGTTTGGAGCATAGATTCTCTTGTTCTGCTTAAACCCTACTATATACCCTGGTATGCGGACGTCGCTATCGATACTCGAGTTCTTTTATTCGCATTATTGATATCCCTAATGACAGGTTTGCTTTTTGGTTTAACGCCTGCGCTGGTTGGCGTGAAAACAAACCTAACGGAAACATTAAAAGAAGGAAGCCGAAGATTGAGCGGCGGATTTCGTTCCTATGGATTGCTCAATTATCTTGTTACATCGCAAATCGCGATAGCGTTCGTTCTGTTGATTGCAGCGGGATTGACGATTCATAGATATTTAGGTCTTCTGACGATCGATCCTGGATACGACCGGGAAAATGTCATCACGGCGAGGATTGAGTTGGATTGGTTAAAACCGCCCTATTCCCAGCCGCAACGTTGTCTGGCGTTTTTTCAGGAAGTCCAGGACCGCATCAAGAATCTGCCCGGAACGCAGGTGGTCAGCGCCGCCAATTCTTCTCCTCTTGGCGGAACGGGCAACATGAAGCCATGTAAGATCGATGGCTATACCAATACCACCTACAACGAGTTATCCGATTTTGATAAAAGTTTGCCCGACCGCGATCATTTTTGGATACCATATTGGGAACTCTTTCCCGATTATTTTCGCGCGTTAAAAACTCCGTTGATCCAAGGCAGGCATTTCACGGATCAGGATACTGCTGCCGCTTCGCCGGTGGTGATCATCAATCAATCAATGATGCGACGCTTTTGGCCAAATGAAAGTCCCATTGGACGCTACATCACATTCAGCGATCGTAAATCGAATAACAGTTCCAAGGATCAATCCAAATCGAGTAAGAAACCGACGTCTATTGCCCGCGAGATTGTCGGCGTAGTGGGTGATGTGAAACATATTGGGAGAGGTAAACCAGGTGATCCAGAAGTTTATATTCCCTACCTTCAATCGGGTTTTATTTTTGATATGACTCTGTTTATCCGAACGAATTTTGATCCAGGTTCCATGATATCTTCCATAAAAAAAGAGGTTGCAACTGTGGATAGCAATGTCGTGATCAACTCTATCAGAACCTTATACGAGCAGTTTTATAGTATGATCTCTCCTCAGCGTCTTACTATGATTTTCTTGGGCGTCCCCGCTTTAACGGCTTTGTTATTGGCATCGATCGGCATATACGGTTTGATCGCTTTTTTCGTCTCCCAACACACCCAGGAGATCGGAATCCGCATGGCCCTGGGCGCTACTAGAAACGAAATTATGAAAATGGTCGTCAGACAGGTAATGAAGCCCACTCTGATCGGTGTTGGGCTTGGTCTACTGGGTGCGTTTGCAATCACGCGCGTAATTTCAAACATGCTTTATGGAATAACACCGATGGATCCGATAACCTATTTTGTAGTTTTTGTGGTTTTGAACGGCGTCACGCTTCTAGCCTGTTACCTCCCCGCACGCCGCGCCGCGAGAGTCGATCCCATGACTGCGCTGCGGTGCGAGTAA
- a CDS encoding ABC transporter permease, giving the protein MSTFLQDVRFGIRMLVKNRWITLLAVLALTIGIGANSTIFSLVNSIMLSPMPFPHLERMMRVCEIQEGEDVNSTAISGPNYLDLKRQSQSFDSLALVTVNWYNLTGDGEPERISVYMMTAEIFRTTGTLSMTLGRPFSAEEEQPGKERVVLLGYGYWKEHFGGDKDILNRKIFLDGTPYTVLGVLPSEMGFLEGEAKMWLPLPSDRVKENRNNRYYNAVAMLKEGVSLQQARAEIDVISKNLEKEYPEANQKYHLFVEPMIDRLVRLMTQTLIVLHGAVGFVLLLACSIVASLLLARAGIRQKEIAIRTSLGASRFRIIRQILTESVILSCLGGIGGLMLTLWGLDLMVGLLPPGLAPFILRAGIDINVLGFTFAVSILTGLLFGLAPALQTSKTNIVETLNEGGRGSVGRTKSGRILRYLVVSEIALSLILLIGAGLLVNSFARLQHIDIGFDSDNLLTFHLPLTNSKYKEDHQKTAFYRNAIERIEKIPGAESAGVTSILPLTWGTSAVYEIPGRESGDSRDVQTAEIRQINPAYFQAMKISLLKGRFFSPDDENSESRRIIINEFLARRIENGGDPIGKYLTIPDWDSHPYEIVGVVGNVKEYGMTSEFRPAIFTPFLHRPGGSICFAIRTKGDPYKLAPAVRQQIRAIDPDMPIQNLRSMDRLITDTMIMERFRMILVSMVSVVALILSSLGIYGIIAYSVSQRTHEIGVRMALGAQMNDVVRMVVWQGFKLILIGVTIGLAVSFAVTRVLASSLYGIGAADPATYIVISILLGVVSLLACYIPARKAANVDPMIALRCE; this is encoded by the coding sequence ATGTCAACATTTTTGCAAGACGTTCGTTTCGGCATCCGAATGTTAGTCAAAAACCGGTGGATTACGCTGTTGGCGGTTTTGGCGTTGACGATCGGCATTGGCGCGAATTCGACGATTTTCAGCTTAGTGAATTCCATCATGTTGAGTCCCATGCCGTTTCCCCATCTGGAGCGGATGATGCGCGTTTGCGAAATTCAAGAAGGCGAGGATGTCAACAGCACCGCCATATCCGGACCGAATTACTTGGATTTGAAGCGACAAAGCCAGTCTTTCGATTCGCTCGCTCTCGTTACGGTGAATTGGTATAACCTGACGGGAGATGGCGAGCCGGAGAGAATTTCCGTTTATATGATGACAGCAGAAATATTTCGGACGACCGGTACGCTGTCAATGACTCTCGGCAGGCCCTTTTCCGCCGAAGAAGAACAGCCAGGAAAGGAACGAGTCGTATTATTAGGGTACGGTTATTGGAAAGAACATTTCGGCGGAGACAAGGATATACTGAACCGCAAGATTTTTTTGGATGGAACGCCGTATACCGTTCTAGGAGTGCTGCCATCGGAAATGGGTTTTTTGGAAGGCGAAGCGAAAATGTGGCTTCCCTTACCAAGCGATCGCGTAAAAGAAAATCGCAACAACCGTTATTACAACGCGGTCGCTATGTTGAAGGAAGGCGTTTCTTTGCAACAAGCCCGCGCCGAAATCGATGTGATCTCCAAAAATCTCGAAAAGGAGTATCCCGAAGCTAACCAAAAATACCATCTATTTGTCGAACCGATGATCGATCGCTTGGTGCGTCTGATGACGCAGACGTTAATCGTTCTTCATGGCGCAGTGGGCTTCGTGCTTTTGTTGGCCTGTTCGATCGTCGCCAGCCTGCTCCTGGCTCGCGCCGGAATCCGGCAGAAAGAAATCGCCATTCGCACCTCTCTTGGCGCCAGCCGTTTTCGCATCATACGTCAAATATTGACGGAAAGCGTCATTCTCTCTTGCTTGGGCGGAATTGGCGGATTGATGTTGACGCTGTGGGGATTGGATCTGATGGTTGGTCTTCTGCCTCCCGGGCTTGCGCCATTTATCCTGCGCGCCGGCATTGATATTAATGTGTTAGGATTTACATTCGCCGTCTCCATTCTGACGGGATTGTTGTTTGGTCTGGCTCCGGCGCTGCAAACCTCCAAAACCAACATCGTGGAAACTTTGAACGAAGGAGGACGCGGTTCAGTTGGACGAACGAAGAGCGGGCGCATTCTGCGTTATCTGGTCGTAAGCGAAATCGCTTTATCTTTGATTCTATTGATTGGCGCGGGATTGTTAGTCAATAGTTTCGCCCGTCTCCAACATATCGATATTGGTTTCGATTCGGATAATCTTCTTACATTCCATCTCCCTCTCACCAATAGCAAATATAAAGAAGACCATCAAAAAACAGCCTTCTACAGAAACGCCATCGAACGCATCGAAAAGATTCCCGGCGCGGAGTCGGCCGGAGTTACCAGCATTTTGCCTTTGACCTGGGGAACGAGCGCGGTTTACGAAATTCCGGGCCGGGAATCGGGGGATTCGCGAGATGTACAAACGGCGGAAATCCGCCAAATCAATCCCGCCTATTTCCAAGCCATGAAAATTTCTTTGTTGAAAGGCCGATTTTTTTCGCCGGATGACGAAAATTCGGAAAGCCGCCGGATTATTATCAATGAGTTTTTGGCGCGGCGCATCGAGAATGGCGGCGATCCTATCGGGAAATACCTAACGATTCCCGATTGGGATTCCCACCCCTACGAAATCGTCGGCGTCGTCGGCAACGTCAAAGAATACGGCATGACGAGCGAATTCCGTCCGGCGATTTTTACGCCTTTCCTGCATCGTCCCGGAGGTTCGATCTGTTTCGCCATTCGTACGAAAGGCGATCCTTACAAGCTCGCTCCGGCGGTACGGCAACAAATCCGGGCGATCGATCCCGACATGCCCATCCAAAATCTCCGCAGCATGGATCGGTTGATTACCGATACGATGATTATGGAACGTTTTCGCATGATTCTCGTTTCCATGGTTTCCGTGGTGGCGCTGATACTTTCTTCGCTGGGAATATACGGAATTATCGCCTATTCCGTCAGCCAGAGGACTCATGAAATCGGCGTACGCATGGCCTTGGGCGCCCAGATGAACGACGTCGTGCGCATGGTCGTATGGCAGGGTTTCAAATTGATTTTAATCGGCGTGACGATCGGCCTGGCCGTCTCCTTCGCCGTTACAAGAGTATTGGCCAGTTCGCTCTATGGAATTGGCGCCGCCGATCCCGCAACTTACATTGTCATTTCCATTCTTTTGGGAGTCGTCTCTCTATTGGCATGCTATATCCCCGCCCGCAAAGCGGCCAACGTCGATCCCATGATTGCGCTGCGGTGCGAGTAA
- a CDS encoding ABC transporter permease has translation MSVLWQDIRYGLRMLTKNLGFTTVATLSLALGIGASASIFSLINAILLRSLPVPNPHELRTIQWAGDDLKFNGISGGWSLRDGREVGDGFSYPVFENLREQCAGEADIFGFKETDKVIVRARREAFSAEGLLTSDNFFSALQARPLIGRLFIPGESTEGDALETIISYSLWERQFDLDPSALGQSLTIDGHSFTVIGILPRGFPSIRPGNEFEFYVSMAAQPQLRSDCQLANPGRWWVPLIARIKPGVSESQLQASLDVAFAHASDQWMTNTKIYMDDGRRGARDYEQDEYKKPLMLLFGIVGVVALVVCANLAGLLLARGAARQHEFSVRAAVGAGRWRMIRQTLTENVLLCMIGSGFGLLFALWGKDLVARLLTGKPDGLRYDTSLDLRVLGFVLAVSVATALISGLLPALRAAYRDPLPGLKSHAVLGTNRLRSGKTLVIAQMAFSLLLLTGAGLYVRTLVNIVMIDPGFAMEKLLWLEVNPGKAGYQGQEIEEYFDRTQSALAAIPGVRSTALSHLALLTGWCTNGHFFTLPDHPNAQGSMPYRLTVGETFFTTMDIPLRVGRVFTAADTANAPKIVVVNETFVQQYLPDVYPIGQILRVKDTDWQIVGVCADAKYNNIKQEIPPTVYFPCRQDSIFRREHSAFIAINSNLTPSTIVNGVRRTMAAVDPNVPILRIATQKQLRDKLISSEWMFAILCSALAILAVMLACIGLYGLMAYNVSQRTNEIGIRMALGATGRRIFWPILRDALLMAMAGALLGGLGALGITRLIQSQLYGVASTDPMTFAIAILAIFIIAALAALIPARRAANVDPMIALRCE, from the coding sequence ATGTCGGTGTTATGGCAAGATATCCGTTATGGCTTGAGGATGTTGACAAAGAACTTGGGTTTTACGACGGTGGCGACGCTATCGCTTGCATTGGGAATTGGCGCGAGCGCTTCGATTTTTTCGCTGATTAACGCCATTCTCCTCCGTTCGCTGCCGGTTCCCAATCCGCACGAACTCCGCACAATCCAATGGGCGGGGGACGATCTGAAATTTAATGGCATCTCGGGAGGTTGGAGTCTACGCGATGGCCGCGAGGTTGGCGACGGATTCTCCTATCCTGTTTTTGAAAACCTTCGAGAGCAATGCGCCGGGGAGGCGGATATATTTGGATTTAAAGAAACGGACAAGGTAATAGTCCGCGCTCGGCGCGAAGCGTTCAGCGCCGAAGGATTGTTGACGTCGGACAACTTCTTTTCGGCTTTGCAGGCGCGGCCGCTGATTGGGCGGTTGTTTATACCGGGAGAATCTACCGAGGGCGATGCGCTGGAGACGATTATCTCTTATTCTTTGTGGGAGCGGCAATTCGATCTCGATCCCAGTGCGCTTGGCCAGTCCCTCACGATAGACGGCCATAGTTTCACTGTCATTGGCATCCTTCCACGAGGATTTCCTAGCATACGCCCCGGCAACGAATTCGAGTTTTACGTCTCCATGGCCGCTCAACCGCAACTTAGGTCCGACTGCCAATTAGCCAATCCCGGCCGCTGGTGGGTTCCTCTTATTGCAAGAATAAAACCCGGCGTTTCGGAATCGCAATTGCAGGCGTCGCTCGATGTCGCTTTCGCCCATGCGTCCGATCAGTGGATGACGAATACCAAAATCTACATGGACGATGGCCGCCGGGGCGCGCGGGATTATGAGCAAGACGAATATAAGAAACCTTTGATGTTGCTATTCGGCATAGTGGGCGTGGTGGCGCTGGTAGTCTGCGCCAACCTCGCCGGACTTTTGCTGGCGCGAGGCGCCGCCCGGCAACATGAATTTTCCGTACGCGCCGCCGTAGGCGCGGGACGCTGGCGAATGATTCGCCAAACCCTGACGGAAAACGTATTGCTTTGCATGATCGGCTCCGGTTTTGGATTGTTGTTTGCGCTTTGGGGAAAAGATTTGGTGGCTCGCCTCCTTACCGGTAAGCCGGATGGACTTCGTTACGATACTTCGCTCGATCTTCGCGTGCTGGGTTTCGTTCTCGCCGTTTCCGTAGCGACAGCATTGATATCAGGTCTGCTTCCCGCGTTGCGCGCCGCTTATAGAGATCCTTTGCCGGGACTCAAATCCCACGCCGTTCTGGGAACAAATCGCTTGCGCAGCGGGAAAACGCTCGTGATCGCTCAAATGGCATTTTCATTATTGTTATTGACCGGCGCAGGACTGTATGTTCGTACATTAGTGAACATCGTAATGATCGATCCGGGATTTGCAATGGAGAAATTGTTGTGGCTAGAAGTAAATCCAGGAAAAGCCGGTTATCAGGGACAAGAGATCGAGGAATATTTCGATCGAACGCAATCCGCACTGGCGGCTATTCCCGGCGTTCGCTCGACTGCGCTCTCCCATCTGGCTTTATTGACTGGCTGGTGCACTAATGGCCACTTTTTTACATTGCCTGATCACCCCAATGCTCAAGGTTCAATGCCCTATCGGCTGACAGTAGGCGAAACGTTTTTTACGACGATGGATATTCCTTTGCGAGTGGGACGAGTGTTTACCGCCGCCGATACGGCCAACGCTCCTAAAATAGTCGTAGTCAACGAAACCTTTGTCCAACAATACTTGCCGGATGTCTATCCCATCGGCCAGATTCTCCGTGTGAAGGATACGGATTGGCAAATCGTTGGCGTTTGCGCCGATGCCAAATATAACAATATTAAGCAAGAAATTCCGCCCACCGTCTATTTTCCATGCCGCCAAGATAGCATCTTTCGAAGGGAGCATAGCGCCTTTATCGCGATCAATTCCAATCTCACCCCTTCGACGATTGTTAACGGCGTTCGCAGAACAATGGCGGCCGTCGATCCCAATGTTCCCATTCTACGAATCGCCACTCAAAAACAATTACGCGATAAATTGATTTCTTCAGAATGGATGTTCGCCATTCTGTGCAGCGCTCTCGCTATATTAGCTGTCATGCTGGCTTGCATAGGCTTGTACGGTCTAATGGCGTACAACGTTTCTCAACGTACGAACGAAATAGGCATCCGCATGGCGTTGGGAGCGACGGGCCGTCGCATCTTCTGGCCGATTCTGCGCGACGCCTTGCTAATGGCCATGGCGGGCGCTCTTTTGGGCGGACTAGGCGCTTTGGGAATTACGAGGCTGATCCAAAGCCAATTGTATGGCGTTGCTTCCACGGATCCTATGACATTCGCGATAGCCATCTTAGCCATTTTTATAATAGCCGCGCTCGCCGCACTGATTCCCGCGCGCCGCGCGGCCAACGTCGATCCCATGATCGCGCTGAGGTGCGAGTGA